One window from the genome of Natrialba magadii ATCC 43099 encodes:
- the map gene encoding type II methionyl aminopeptidase: MAESEDVDLQSEKYEKHREAGEILAQVREETADRVEVGASHLEVAEYAEDRIRELGGKPAFPVNISIDEEAAHATPSIDDDSTFGEEMINLDIGVHVDGWLADTAITVDLSGNPELAEASEQALEAALEVVEPGVETGEIGAEIEDVINGYGYNPVVNLTGHGLDHWEQHTSPNIPNRAVSQGATLEVGDVVAIEPFATDGGGKVTEGASEEIFALEREGTVRNRQAREALEQITEEFRTLPFATRWLDTDRAEMALRRLKRNNIVHGYPVLQEDEGHLVSQKEHTLIVTEDGCEVTTR, from the coding sequence ATGGCCGAATCCGAGGACGTGGATCTTCAGTCCGAGAAGTACGAAAAGCACCGTGAAGCGGGCGAAATCCTCGCCCAGGTGCGCGAAGAGACAGCCGACCGCGTCGAGGTCGGCGCGAGCCATCTCGAGGTTGCCGAATACGCCGAGGACCGCATCCGCGAACTTGGCGGGAAGCCGGCGTTCCCGGTCAACATCTCGATCGACGAGGAGGCAGCCCACGCGACCCCCTCGATCGACGACGACTCGACGTTCGGTGAGGAAATGATCAACCTGGACATCGGTGTCCACGTCGACGGCTGGCTCGCCGACACCGCGATCACCGTCGACCTCTCGGGCAACCCGGAACTCGCCGAGGCGTCAGAGCAGGCGCTCGAGGCCGCCCTCGAGGTCGTCGAACCCGGCGTCGAGACGGGCGAGATCGGTGCGGAGATCGAGGACGTGATCAACGGCTACGGCTACAACCCGGTCGTCAATCTGACGGGCCACGGACTGGATCACTGGGAACAGCACACCAGTCCGAACATCCCGAATCGAGCGGTTTCACAGGGTGCAACGCTCGAAGTCGGCGACGTGGTCGCCATCGAGCCGTTCGCCACCGACGGCGGTGGGAAGGTCACCGAGGGCGCAAGCGAGGAAATTTTCGCACTCGAACGCGAAGGGACTGTCCGAAACCGACAGGCCCGCGAGGCACTCGAGCAGATCACTGAGGAGTTCCGAACGTTGCCGTTTGCGACTCGCTGGCTCGACACCGACCGCGCAGAGATGGCGCTGCGCAGACTCAAGCGCAACAACATCGTCCACGGCTACCCGGTGCTTCAGGAGGACGAGGGTCACCTCGTCAGTCAGAAGGAACACACGCTGATCGTCACCGAAGATGGGTGTGAAGTGACGACCAGGTAG
- a CDS encoding DUF7269 family protein has product MSRFHSIQRLRERTDRADAEVVAVAIVGLGSLLTVSVIALGGYLPTAGSWGVSILYPLALLFPVFGLAILGVTFWWVLNTRYTTPEPIHRGGAPEEGELGRLEPVGRSTAHSLEIAAHAQYRCSASSSAHEIRSRLIESAVRVVRTRRGLDRETAREQVDDGTWTDDPVAAAFLSADRPQPLGEQLRNALDPGVAYYRRVDRTISAIENVDTDSGATASDRGGSATAITTDEELESGEVSR; this is encoded by the coding sequence ATGAGCCGATTCCACTCGATACAGCGGCTGCGAGAGCGAACGGACAGAGCCGACGCAGAAGTGGTGGCGGTGGCGATCGTCGGGCTGGGCAGTCTGCTCACCGTTTCGGTGATCGCGCTTGGCGGCTATCTGCCGACAGCCGGCTCGTGGGGCGTCTCGATACTGTACCCGCTTGCACTCCTGTTCCCGGTGTTCGGACTCGCCATACTCGGAGTCACGTTCTGGTGGGTGTTGAACACGCGATACACCACACCGGAGCCGATTCACCGCGGTGGGGCCCCCGAGGAGGGAGAGCTTGGAAGACTCGAACCCGTCGGCCGCAGTACGGCCCACTCCCTCGAGATCGCCGCACACGCCCAGTACCGGTGTAGCGCGTCCAGTTCGGCCCACGAGATACGGTCTCGACTCATCGAGAGCGCTGTTCGCGTCGTCCGGACGAGACGCGGACTCGACCGCGAGACGGCCCGCGAACAGGTCGACGACGGGACGTGGACCGACGACCCGGTCGCCGCAGCGTTCCTCTCAGCTGATCGGCCACAACCCCTCGGCGAGCAACTCCGGAACGCGCTGGACCCCGGTGTGGCCTACTACCGGCGCGTTGATCGGACGATTTCAGCGATCGAGAACGTTGACACCGACAGTGGCGCTACGGCGAGCGACCGTGGCGGGTCGGCGACGGCGATTACGACGGACGAGGAACTCGAGTCCGGTGAGGTGAGTCGATGA
- a CDS encoding AN1-type zinc finger domain-containing protein has translation MANCHVCHEQLSLPNACNYCGEYYCSAHRLPENHQCPHLDQVQTLGPEFRRGAAVIDGDTDDSDSNLSRVVIGAGVVFIAIMLVAMVLLL, from the coding sequence ATGGCCAACTGTCACGTGTGCCACGAGCAGCTCTCCCTGCCGAACGCCTGCAATTACTGTGGAGAGTATTACTGCAGCGCCCACCGGTTGCCCGAGAACCATCAGTGTCCACACCTCGATCAGGTACAGACACTCGGTCCGGAATTTCGGCGCGGCGCAGCGGTCATCGACGGCGACACTGACGACAGCGATAGTAATCTCTCACGCGTAGTGATCGGCGCAGGCGTGGTGTTCATCGCGATAATGCTCGTCGCGATGGTGCTCCTTCTCTGA
- a CDS encoding DUF7835 family putative zinc beta-ribbon protein, with translation MATTDDSINGLTEYCDDCDLNTLHEVSVQIRTESIKKENAQFSREPYRVSECQRCGNRTSQRMNNA, from the coding sequence ATGGCAACGACGGACGACTCTATAAACGGACTTACAGAGTACTGCGACGATTGCGACCTGAATACGCTTCACGAAGTGTCGGTGCAGATTCGAACGGAGAGCATCAAGAAGGAGAACGCACAGTTCTCCCGTGAACCGTATCGCGTCAGCGAGTGCCAGCGCTGTGGCAACCGCACGAGTCAGCGGATGAACAACGCCTGA
- a CDS encoding DUF4129 domain-containing protein yields the protein MSDARRILFVAGCLVCLLAVASALPAADPRLDAPGSEENVTTGSWDTLVDPFDPMAAVTNTSVTGGEGSSDTDTDTDSDSTETDEPTRAIELEGDPEPGSERTVTVEDTGAFTERTLTVNGEHAGETDHFGEATITVPYAEEMTIDVTETDQSRTFDIDTAAAIEHEPGAAPTRDLEIATAVGSTPVANGTVYIEDERVGTTAENGTATVPLPESAEPTTVRVERGPVTGTETIDVAEPTVEFASPLLLPGMPAPVHVSADGAGVPNASVSVASDGSGTTGSDGTTYVRLPFDDEATVTTTLGSETATATVDDLYLRLTAIVVIVPGFVLGGVLTYIRYIPSRQERRQQRLSGFFVGLAGAFSNLGSVVGGFAHSLRHASRPRFEWALLRPRLGISLSTLSRLVPSLPSTPPIGSTLSSLWTLRWGNSSDRDRRFRSILRRNDEETAEDTTADTDRTVASESGASHLGEKLLEPRSPQAEVRAIWHAVLDRLGVRNRETRTPGEVARDALDEGYPAVSMRRLVTIFRELEYGDREPSADQVLHARAAAANLVEYEPDESEETGAVTQTGGEDRDEDRMEGGE from the coding sequence GTGAGCGACGCGCGACGCATCCTGTTCGTCGCGGGGTGTCTCGTCTGCCTGCTCGCGGTCGCTAGCGCGTTACCGGCGGCCGATCCGCGACTCGATGCGCCGGGGAGCGAGGAGAATGTGACGACTGGAAGCTGGGACACACTCGTAGATCCCTTTGATCCGATGGCTGCGGTGACCAATACCTCGGTAACGGGCGGAGAGGGGTCCTCGGACACGGACACGGACACGGACTCGGACAGCACAGAAACCGACGAGCCGACCCGTGCAATCGAACTCGAGGGCGATCCTGAACCGGGGAGCGAGCGGACGGTAACGGTCGAGGACACGGGTGCGTTCACGGAGCGGACGCTCACTGTCAACGGTGAGCACGCTGGCGAGACGGACCACTTCGGGGAGGCCACGATCACCGTCCCCTACGCCGAGGAGATGACGATCGACGTCACCGAAACGGATCAATCAAGAACGTTCGATATCGACACAGCGGCCGCCATCGAGCACGAACCCGGTGCGGCACCGACCCGGGACCTCGAAATCGCGACGGCCGTCGGCTCGACGCCGGTCGCAAACGGAACAGTGTATATCGAGGACGAACGGGTCGGGACGACCGCCGAAAACGGCACGGCGACCGTTCCATTGCCGGAGAGTGCGGAGCCAACGACGGTTCGCGTCGAACGCGGCCCCGTAACCGGTACAGAAACGATCGACGTGGCGGAGCCAACGGTCGAGTTCGCCTCGCCGCTGTTGCTCCCCGGCATGCCGGCTCCGGTGCACGTCTCTGCTGACGGTGCTGGGGTCCCTAATGCGAGCGTGTCGGTCGCCTCGGACGGTTCTGGGACGACTGGTTCGGATGGGACGACCTACGTCCGCCTTCCGTTCGACGACGAGGCGACGGTGACCACCACGCTTGGTTCGGAGACCGCAACGGCGACGGTAGACGACCTCTATCTTCGGCTGACCGCTATCGTCGTGATCGTTCCCGGATTCGTTCTCGGGGGAGTCCTGACGTATATACGGTACATCCCGTCCAGGCAGGAGCGGCGTCAACAGCGTCTCTCTGGCTTCTTCGTCGGACTTGCTGGCGCGTTTTCCAACCTCGGAAGCGTGGTCGGCGGATTTGCTCACTCCCTTCGACACGCATCACGCCCCAGATTTGAGTGGGCACTACTGCGTCCGCGTCTCGGGATTTCGCTCTCCACACTCTCACGTCTCGTCCCATCGCTCCCGTCGACCCCGCCGATTGGCAGCACGCTCTCGTCGCTCTGGACGCTCCGCTGGGGCAACTCGTCCGATCGCGACCGGCGCTTTCGCTCGATTCTCAGACGCAACGATGAGGAGACGGCCGAAGACACGACCGCCGACACCGATCGCACCGTCGCCAGTGAATCGGGCGCTTCCCACCTCGGTGAGAAGCTACTCGAGCCCCGATCACCCCAGGCAGAGGTTCGTGCCATCTGGCACGCCGTCCTCGACCGACTCGGCGTTCGCAACCGCGAGACACGGACACCCGGCGAGGTTGCCCGCGACGCCCTCGACGAGGGGTATCCCGCCGTGAGCATGCGCCGACTCGTCACAATTTTCCGGGAACTCGAGTACGGCGACCGCGAGCCGTCTGCAGACCAGGTGCTGCATGCGCGCGCTGCGGCGGCGAACCTGGTCGAATACGAGCCCGACGAGTCGGAGGAGACGGGTGCTGTGACACAGACAGGTGGCGAAGACAGGGACGAGGATCGTATGGAGGGTGGCGAATGA
- a CDS encoding M48 family metallopeptidase yields the protein MRLRLRIAAVLGVFVAVNALFVLAVVWAYGVLLPAIVGGTFVLLSDGRLALRLAQFPVSWPTALLLVGLFLAGQLYYGYRRVLAHTGQRAGEHEARTDTTDDTDDHNVDRIVRRLSMTADIPEPTIRVVDDDTPSCYTIGRFTDATIVVTTGLIDRLDAAELESVLAHEIGHIANRDVTLMTVTTLFLEITDRVYHSSMLARRAVLNPGSLSEQDRAALTWFLPLVALTSVFVAPILWLFPRVADWATRTLSQTREFAADAAAAEITGNPLALATALIDLTDASETPATDLRTTKIRALCIVPSELVNGREASALPAVSPPAADEDRDREQRVRAWLDGTTPATGDETPAETQTQTQTQTQTHPAVDERVERLAALAAGEERTRVRVRTQVGRT from the coding sequence ATGCGTCTTCGCCTCCGGATCGCTGCCGTCCTTGGCGTCTTCGTCGCGGTAAACGCCCTCTTCGTCCTCGCAGTCGTGTGGGCCTACGGCGTCTTGCTCCCGGCGATCGTCGGCGGCACGTTCGTCCTCCTCTCCGACGGCCGGCTTGCCCTCCGACTAGCCCAATTTCCGGTCTCGTGGCCGACCGCCCTCCTCCTCGTCGGTCTCTTCCTCGCCGGGCAGCTCTACTACGGCTACCGGAGAGTGCTCGCACACACTGGCCAGCGCGCCGGCGAGCACGAAGCTAGAACAGACACCACCGACGACACGGACGACCACAACGTCGACCGCATCGTCCGGCGACTGTCGATGACCGCTGATATCCCGGAACCCACGATCCGCGTCGTCGACGACGACACTCCCAGTTGCTACACTATCGGCCGATTCACCGACGCAACCATCGTCGTCACGACAGGACTTATCGACCGCCTCGATGCAGCCGAACTCGAGTCCGTTCTCGCACACGAAATCGGCCACATCGCAAACCGGGACGTGACCCTGATGACGGTCACGACGCTCTTTCTGGAGATTACGGACCGGGTCTACCACAGTTCGATGCTCGCGCGGCGGGCGGTGTTGAATCCCGGCAGCCTCTCAGAGCAAGACCGGGCGGCGCTAACGTGGTTCCTGCCGCTCGTCGCGCTCACGTCGGTGTTCGTCGCGCCGATCCTCTGGCTGTTCCCGCGGGTGGCCGACTGGGCAACACGGACGCTCTCACAGACGCGTGAGTTCGCCGCCGACGCTGCGGCGGCTGAGATTACTGGCAACCCGCTCGCGCTCGCGACCGCACTGATCGACCTCACCGACGCATCGGAGACGCCCGCGACGGACCTCCGGACAACCAAAATTCGTGCGCTGTGTATCGTCCCCTCGGAACTCGTGAACGGCCGCGAGGCGTCCGCACTGCCGGCGGTGTCGCCGCCAGCGGCCGACGAAGACCGAGACCGCGAACAGCGAGTCCGGGCGTGGCTCGACGGAACCACGCCAGCAACGGGCGATGAGACACCGGCTGAAACACAAACACAAACACAAACACAAACACAAACGCATCCCGCAGTCGACGAACGTGTCGAACGACTCGCCGCGCTCGCGGCTGGCGAGGAACGAACTCGAGTACGAGTACGAACGCAGGTGGGACGGACGTGA
- a CDS encoding glutaredoxin family protein, translating into MVTLYRLEGCPFCEIIVDELEELDVAFESVWVEGLHSKRNEVKRVSGQRQVPVVVDDEYGVTMAESERILEYLESTYA; encoded by the coding sequence ATGGTTACGCTCTACCGGCTCGAGGGCTGTCCGTTCTGTGAGATTATCGTCGACGAACTCGAGGAACTCGACGTAGCGTTCGAGAGCGTCTGGGTCGAAGGGCTGCACTCGAAGCGAAACGAAGTCAAGCGTGTCTCCGGCCAGCGTCAGGTACCGGTCGTCGTCGACGACGAGTACGGCGTGACGATGGCCGAGTCCGAACGGATACTCGAGTATCTCGAGTCGACGTACGCCTGA
- a CDS encoding tRNA (N(6)-L-threonylcarbamoyladenosine(37)-C(2))-methylthiotransferase, which yields MARYHIETYGCTSNRGESREIERRLRDAGHYRVDGPDEADVAILNTCTVVEKTERNMLRRAEELSTETADLFITGCMALAQGEEFAQADVDGQVLHWDEVPEAVTNGECPTTTPDAEPILDGVVGILPIARGCMSDCSYCITKKATGKIDSPSIEENVEKARALIHAGAKEIRITGQDTGVYGWDEGERKLHRLLEEICAIEGDFRVRVGMANPKGVHGIREELADVFAANDELYDFLHAPVQSGSDDVLGDMRRQHQVSEYLEVIETFDDVLEYWTLSTDFIVGFPTETDHDHEQSMALLRETRPEKINVTRFSKRPGTDAAEMKGLGGQVKKDRSKEMSAAKRELVGEAYAEMVGETREDVLVVEQGTADSVKCRDAAYRQIIVQNASEYGLEPGDFVDLEVTAHETMYAFGTPV from the coding sequence ATGGCCCGGTATCACATCGAAACGTACGGCTGTACGTCCAATCGCGGAGAGAGTCGCGAGATCGAGCGACGGCTCCGTGATGCCGGCCACTACCGGGTCGACGGACCGGACGAGGCCGATGTCGCCATTCTGAACACCTGTACCGTCGTCGAGAAGACCGAGCGCAACATGCTCCGCCGGGCTGAGGAGCTCTCCACGGAGACGGCAGACCTCTTCATCACCGGCTGTATGGCCCTCGCGCAGGGCGAGGAGTTCGCCCAGGCCGACGTCGACGGGCAGGTGCTGCACTGGGACGAGGTCCCCGAGGCCGTCACCAACGGTGAGTGTCCGACGACGACTCCCGACGCCGAGCCGATTCTGGACGGCGTCGTCGGCATCCTCCCCATCGCCCGGGGCTGTATGTCCGACTGTTCGTACTGTATCACGAAGAAGGCGACCGGCAAGATCGACTCCCCTTCAATCGAGGAAAACGTCGAAAAGGCCCGCGCGCTCATCCACGCCGGCGCGAAGGAAATCCGCATTACCGGCCAGGACACCGGCGTCTACGGCTGGGACGAGGGCGAACGAAAGCTCCACCGCCTGCTCGAGGAAATCTGTGCCATCGAGGGGGACTTTCGCGTCCGCGTCGGCATGGCCAACCCCAAGGGCGTCCACGGCATCCGTGAGGAGCTGGCAGACGTCTTCGCCGCCAACGACGAACTCTACGACTTCCTGCACGCCCCTGTCCAGTCCGGCAGCGACGACGTCCTCGGCGACATGCGCCGCCAGCACCAGGTAAGCGAGTATCTCGAGGTCATCGAAACGTTCGACGATGTACTCGAGTACTGGACGCTGTCGACGGACTTCATCGTGGGCTTCCCGACGGAGACGGACCACGATCACGAGCAGTCGATGGCGCTGCTGCGCGAGACGCGCCCGGAGAAGATCAACGTCACGCGGTTCTCGAAGCGGCCGGGCACCGATGCGGCGGAAATGAAGGGTCTCGGCGGCCAGGTCAAGAAGGACCGCTCGAAGGAGATGAGCGCGGCGAAGCGCGAACTCGTCGGCGAGGCCTACGCTGAGATGGTCGGCGAGACACGTGAAGACGTGCTGGTCGTCGAGCAGGGGACTGCCGACTCTGTGAAGTGTCGGGACGCCGCCTACCGGCAGATTATCGTGCAGAACGCGAGTGAGTACGGACTCGAGCCGGGCGATTTCGTCGACCTCGAAGTGACGGCCCACGAGACGATGTACGCGTTCGGAACGCCAGTCTAA
- a CDS encoding cupin domain-containing protein — protein MEYDVVHTDDVPLTDLSETDEVPPDLQIRAIDDFLPTDHLQLKLWYFEPGEEIQYHAHAEQEELYYVLEGEFSLKLGRSGAEEYVEAGPGTFWVAKPEVGHGHRNVGDEEGVVLAIGAPAVDDPGLDPHELDDADD, from the coding sequence ATGGAGTACGACGTAGTTCACACCGACGACGTCCCACTGACGGATCTCTCGGAGACCGACGAGGTACCACCGGATCTCCAGATCAGGGCCATCGACGACTTTCTGCCGACTGACCATCTCCAGCTCAAGCTCTGGTACTTCGAGCCCGGCGAGGAGATTCAGTATCACGCTCACGCGGAGCAAGAAGAGCTGTACTACGTGCTCGAGGGCGAGTTTTCACTGAAACTCGGGCGCTCCGGCGCGGAAGAGTACGTCGAGGCCGGACCGGGTACGTTCTGGGTTGCCAAGCCCGAAGTCGGCCACGGGCATCGGAACGTCGGCGACGAAGAAGGCGTCGTGCTTGCGATCGGTGCACCAGCGGTCGATGATCCAGGCCTGGATCCACACGAACTTGACGACGCTGACGACTGA
- a CDS encoding redoxin domain-containing protein, whose product MAPTEGDVIPDVEAPLCDGETFRSTALSDALGPRGGVLVCTGFAFSAIAQNWWTRLVAAGWAEFDDVSVLGVSRDGPYAQNEFLRWLGSPDLQFVADVDGVVSDVLELRTSRDGMANVSTPWRAAFVLDSDRRVQYAFVADDWISPLPRDEIEAAIDSLS is encoded by the coding sequence ATGGCACCGACCGAGGGAGACGTGATACCAGACGTCGAGGCGCCGCTGTGTGACGGCGAAACGTTCCGGTCGACCGCACTCTCCGACGCGCTCGGACCGCGCGGCGGCGTGCTCGTCTGCACCGGCTTCGCGTTCAGCGCCATCGCACAGAACTGGTGGACGCGCCTCGTCGCTGCCGGCTGGGCGGAGTTCGACGACGTGTCCGTCCTCGGCGTCAGCCGCGACGGCCCCTACGCCCAGAACGAGTTTCTCCGCTGGCTCGGCTCTCCCGACCTCCAGTTCGTCGCCGATGTCGACGGCGTCGTGAGCGATGTACTCGAGTTACGCACGTCCAGAGACGGGATGGCAAACGTGTCGACGCCGTGGAGGGCGGCGTTCGTGCTCGATTCGGATCGCCGGGTACAGTACGCGTTCGTAGCAGACGACTGGATTTCGCCGTTGCCGCGAGACGAAATTGAGGCGGCAATCGACTCGCTGTCGTGA
- the icd gene encoding isocitrate dehydrogenase (NADP(+)), which produces MSYDKIEVPEEGEKITLKEGSENELEVPDNPIIPIIHGDGVGSDVGPAAQKVLEAAAEETGREINWMRVYAGESAREKYDENLPDETVEAIKEHRVAIKGPLTTPVGAGFRSLNVGLRKLLDLYANVRPTYHLDGVPSPVKEPEKMDMVTFRENTEDVYAGIEWEAGTDEVEQVKAFVEDEMGDDDVIHDGPVGIGVKPITEFGTKRLVRRAIDYALEHDRDSVTLVHKGNIMKFTEGQFRDWGYEVANEEYGDEVITEDTLWEERDGEAPEDAVVVNDRIADNMLQQILTRTDEYDVVATMNLNGDYMSDACGAQIGGLGIAPGANFGDGRLLAEPVHGSAPKYEGQDKVNPTAMILSGRMMLEYMGWDDAADLVRDAVEETISSGKVTYDLERQLDDAEKLATSEFADEVVANIEKLS; this is translated from the coding sequence ATGAGCTACGACAAGATCGAGGTCCCTGAAGAGGGAGAAAAGATCACGCTGAAAGAGGGAAGCGAGAACGAGCTCGAAGTCCCTGACAACCCGATTATCCCGATCATCCACGGCGACGGCGTCGGTAGCGACGTCGGCCCTGCCGCCCAGAAGGTCCTCGAGGCCGCTGCAGAGGAAACTGGTCGCGAGATCAACTGGATGCGCGTCTACGCCGGCGAGTCCGCCCGCGAGAAGTACGACGAGAACCTTCCGGACGAAACCGTCGAGGCGATCAAGGAACACCGCGTCGCCATCAAGGGCCCGCTCACGACGCCGGTCGGTGCCGGCTTCCGCTCGCTGAACGTCGGTCTGCGCAAGCTGCTGGATCTCTACGCAAACGTTCGCCCGACCTACCACCTCGACGGCGTTCCATCGCCCGTAAAGGAGCCGGAGAAAATGGACATGGTCACCTTCCGTGAGAACACGGAAGACGTCTACGCCGGCATCGAGTGGGAAGCCGGTACCGACGAAGTCGAGCAGGTCAAGGCGTTCGTCGAGGACGAGATGGGCGATGACGACGTCATCCACGACGGCCCTGTCGGCATCGGCGTCAAGCCGATTACGGAGTTCGGAACGAAGCGCCTCGTTCGCCGCGCAATCGACTACGCACTCGAGCACGACCGTGACTCCGTTACCCTCGTCCACAAGGGTAACATCATGAAGTTCACCGAAGGCCAGTTCCGTGACTGGGGCTACGAGGTCGCCAACGAGGAGTACGGCGACGAAGTCATCACCGAGGACACCCTCTGGGAGGAGCGCGACGGCGAGGCACCAGAAGACGCCGTCGTCGTCAACGACCGCATCGCGGACAACATGCTCCAGCAGATCCTCACCCGCACCGACGAGTACGACGTCGTCGCGACGATGAACCTGAACGGCGACTACATGTCCGACGCCTGTGGTGCCCAGATCGGTGGTCTCGGCATCGCACCCGGCGCCAACTTCGGCGACGGCCGCCTGCTCGCAGAGCCAGTTCACGGCTCCGCACCGAAGTACGAGGGCCAGGACAAGGTCAACCCGACCGCGATGATCCTCTCGGGCCGCATGATGCTCGAGTACATGGGCTGGGACGACGCCGCAGACCTCGTTCGCGACGCCGTCGAGGAGACGATTTCCTCGGGCAAGGTCACGTACGACCTCGAGCGCCAGCTCGACGACGCAGAGAAGCTCGCAACGAGCGAGTTCGCCGACGAAGTCGTCGCAAATATCGAGAAGCTGTCGTAG
- a CDS encoding HIT family protein: MEQVFAPWRIEWVKRDKENPDIDGCVFCEFPAQDDDRENRIVARSEHAFVLLNNYPYNPGHVMVIPRRHTGDYTALTDEELLDHARLKQRTFDALESALQPDGFNAGLNLGDGAGGSISDHLHTHVVPRWQGDTNFMPVISDTAVIIEALAETYAHLHDAFAAQDGATVTDESRAVSFE; this comes from the coding sequence ATGGAACAGGTGTTTGCACCCTGGCGAATCGAATGGGTCAAACGGGACAAGGAAAACCCCGACATCGACGGCTGTGTCTTCTGCGAATTTCCGGCACAGGACGATGACCGAGAGAACCGCATCGTCGCCCGCAGCGAGCACGCGTTCGTCCTCCTGAACAACTATCCGTACAATCCGGGTCACGTAATGGTGATCCCGCGCCGCCACACCGGTGACTACACCGCGCTCACCGACGAAGAACTGCTCGATCACGCTCGGCTGAAACAGCGAACGTTCGATGCACTCGAGTCCGCCCTGCAGCCGGATGGCTTCAACGCAGGCCTCAACCTCGGGGACGGGGCCGGTGGCTCGATCAGCGATCACCTCCATACGCACGTCGTCCCGCGCTGGCAGGGTGATACAAACTTCATGCCGGTGATCAGCGACACGGCGGTGATCATCGAGGCGCTTGCAGAAACCTACGCGCATCTCCACGACGCCTTTGCCGCACAGGATGGGGCAACCGTCACCGACGAGTCGCGAGCAGTCAGCTTTGAGTGA
- a CDS encoding isoaspartyl peptidase/L-asparaginase, protein MHVLVHGGAGSDPDEPVPRQAVLDEAAETGAATSDPVDAVEAAIHVLESSPRFNAGVGSAVQSDGNIRTDAGIMTDDRAVGAACSMPSVEHAVSVARVVMEETPHGFVSGEHAVSLAEAFDVETGVDLWSERTREKWAETEADRPTDGVASELEWIQNQYGQTDPGGRDEASGRETDTTEQTETGSRDGDLDHDTVGAVAFDGEHLAAATSTGGRWLALAGRVGDVPQVGSGFYCSPAAAVSATGAGEDIARVTLSRRVARHVERGLDADAAAELAIDEFAELTGSTAGVIAVDSSGTLGSAFNSSMMQTARATKR, encoded by the coding sequence ATGCACGTACTCGTTCACGGCGGAGCCGGTAGCGATCCCGACGAACCAGTGCCGCGACAGGCCGTCCTCGACGAGGCAGCCGAAACCGGCGCAGCGACGAGCGACCCGGTCGACGCCGTCGAGGCAGCGATTCACGTTCTCGAGTCCTCGCCGCGGTTCAACGCAGGTGTCGGCAGCGCCGTCCAGAGCGACGGCAACATCCGCACGGATGCAGGTATCATGACCGACGACCGCGCAGTCGGCGCAGCCTGCTCGATGCCGAGCGTCGAACACGCCGTCAGCGTCGCCCGCGTCGTCATGGAGGAAACCCCCCACGGATTCGTCTCCGGCGAGCACGCCGTCTCACTCGCCGAGGCGTTCGACGTCGAAACCGGCGTCGACCTCTGGTCCGAACGCACGCGCGAAAAGTGGGCCGAGACCGAAGCAGATCGACCGACCGACGGCGTGGCGAGCGAACTCGAGTGGATCCAGAACCAGTACGGACAGACGGATCCGGGTGGGCGTGACGAAGCTAGCGGCAGGGAGACAGACACCACGGAACAGACGGAGACCGGTTCGCGAGACGGCGATCTGGACCACGACACGGTCGGTGCGGTGGCGTTCGACGGCGAGCACCTCGCGGCGGCGACCTCGACGGGCGGGCGCTGGCTCGCGCTCGCGGGCCGCGTCGGCGACGTACCGCAGGTCGGCTCCGGCTTCTACTGCTCGCCCGCTGCTGCGGTCAGCGCAACCGGTGCCGGCGAGGACATCGCCCGCGTCACGCTCTCCCGGCGGGTCGCGCGACACGTCGAGCGCGGACTCGACGCCGACGCGGCAGCCGAACTCGCGATCGACGAGTTCGCCGAACTCACCGGATCGACGGCCGGCGTGATCGCAGTGGACTCGAGTGGGACGCTCGGATCGGCGTTCAACAGTTCGATGATGCAGACGGCGCGGGCGACGAAGCGCTGA